The following proteins are co-located in the Flectobacillus major DSM 103 genome:
- a CDS encoding type I restriction-modification system subunit M, whose amino-acid sequence MAKQNKEVKEKAIEVTLWDAANKLRGSVEPAEYKHVVLSLIFLKFASDKFEQHRAKMIAEGKEKYLEMEAFYSKDNVFFLEETSRWSYLIQKSKQNDIALLIDTALHTIEKNNKALKGALPDNYFSRLGLDVTKLSSLLDTINDIDTTKDPKQDVVGKVYEYFLSKFALAEGKGKGEFYTPKSIVNLIAEMIEPYKGIIYDPACGSGGMFVQSIKFIEAHHGNKKEISIYGQEYTNTTYKLAKMNLAIRGISGNLGEKAANTFLDDQHKDLKADFIMANPPFNQKDWRADNELTDDSRWLGYDVPPKSNANYGWILNMVSKLSDNGVAGFILANGALSGGGEEYKIRRKLIENKLIEAILVLPQDMFYTTNISVTLWIVNKNKKAHSKQVGDQTRNYRNREDEILFMDLRQMGEPFEKKYIQFSEEDIKKITGTYHQWQTQEIENIPEFCYAASLDEITKKDFSLVPSKYIEFVNRDENIDFDEKMRTLQTEFTELLKAENASKNDLLTVFKGLGYEL is encoded by the coding sequence ATGGCGAAACAAAACAAAGAAGTAAAGGAAAAGGCAATTGAAGTAACCCTTTGGGATGCCGCTAATAAGCTCAGAGGTAGTGTAGAACCCGCAGAATACAAACACGTAGTACTAAGTCTCATCTTTTTGAAATTTGCTAGCGATAAGTTTGAGCAACATCGAGCTAAAATGATTGCTGAAGGCAAAGAAAAATACCTCGAAATGGAAGCGTTCTATTCCAAAGATAACGTATTCTTTTTGGAGGAAACTAGCCGTTGGAGCTACCTTATTCAAAAGTCAAAACAGAATGATATTGCTTTGTTGATTGATACGGCATTGCATACAATCGAAAAAAATAACAAGGCACTTAAAGGTGCTTTACCCGATAATTACTTCTCTCGTTTGGGCTTAGATGTTACCAAACTATCTTCCTTACTAGATACTATCAACGATATTGATACTACCAAAGATCCAAAACAAGATGTGGTAGGTAAAGTTTATGAATATTTCCTTTCAAAATTTGCTTTGGCAGAAGGCAAAGGGAAAGGCGAATTCTATACACCTAAAAGTATTGTAAACTTGATTGCCGAAATGATAGAGCCTTATAAAGGCATTATCTATGACCCTGCTTGTGGTTCTGGTGGTATGTTTGTACAAAGTATCAAGTTTATTGAAGCACATCATGGTAACAAGAAGGAGATTTCTATCTACGGACAGGAATATACTAATACTACCTACAAACTGGCAAAAATGAACCTTGCTATTAGAGGTATTAGTGGTAATCTTGGTGAGAAAGCTGCCAACACTTTTCTGGACGACCAACACAAAGACCTTAAAGCCGATTTTATTATGGCAAACCCTCCTTTTAACCAAAAGGACTGGCGTGCCGATAACGAGCTGACTGACGACTCTCGTTGGTTAGGTTATGATGTACCACCCAAAAGTAATGCCAATTACGGTTGGATTCTGAACATGGTAAGTAAACTCAGCGACAACGGCGTAGCAGGCTTTATTTTGGCTAATGGTGCTTTGAGTGGCGGTGGAGAAGAATATAAAATCCGTAGAAAATTGATTGAGAATAAGTTGATTGAAGCCATCTTAGTTTTACCACAAGATATGTTTTATACAACTAATATCAGCGTAACACTTTGGATAGTAAACAAAAACAAAAAGGCTCATAGCAAGCAAGTGGGTGATCAAACTCGAAATTACCGTAATAGAGAAGATGAAATTCTCTTTATGGATTTGAGACAGATGGGAGAACCTTTTGAAAAGAAATATATCCAATTTTCGGAAGAGGATATCAAAAAAATAACTGGAACTTATCATCAATGGCAAACGCAGGAGATAGAAAATATTCCAGAGTTTTGTTATGCTGCTTCTTTGGATGAAATAACTAAAAAAGATTTTTCACTTGTCCCTAGTAAATATATTGAGTTTGTAAACCGTGATGAAAACATTGACTTTGACGAGAAAATGCGCACACTTCAAACAGAGTTTACAGAATTATTAAAGGCTGAAAATGCCTCCAAAAATGATTTATTAACAGTGTTTAAAGGGTTGGGATATGAATTATAA
- a CDS encoding restriction endonuclease subunit S, with protein sequence MNYKQNIDKSHYGRIGDYIKLIDERNKGLRVQQLLGLSISKQFIPSVANIIGTDMENYKIIRKNQFACSTMQVRRDKKMPVALLQEVDEAIISQAYPIFEVKDETKLLPEYLMMWFTRSEFDREACFHAVGGVRGSLEWEDFENMQLPVPHIDKQREIVKEYNVIQNRIALNQQLIQKLEETAQAVYKQWFGEGVDLENLPEGWRVDKIKNICSKIGSGSTPTGGKESYFETGISLIRSTNVFDYNFSVEDLAFINDEQANKLKNVTVEKNDILFNITGVSVARCCMVPQNILPARVNQHVMIIRPFSHLSISFYLLLNLCSTDSKNILLGISQSGSTREAITKSEIEEFEIIIPQTSLLERFEGLIQKIFSAKDLKSLENQKLTELKDLLLSKLATVK encoded by the coding sequence ATGAATTATAAGCAAAACATTGATAAATCTCATTACGGACGTATTGGCGACTATATTAAACTTATTGATGAGCGAAACAAAGGTCTACGTGTACAACAACTTTTAGGACTAAGTATTTCAAAACAGTTTATTCCATCTGTTGCTAACATCATTGGAACCGACATGGAAAACTATAAAATCATTCGCAAAAATCAATTTGCTTGTAGTACGATGCAAGTACGAAGAGACAAGAAAATGCCCGTAGCTTTATTACAGGAAGTTGACGAAGCCATTATCTCTCAAGCATACCCAATTTTTGAAGTAAAAGACGAAACAAAACTTTTACCTGAATATTTAATGATGTGGTTTACTCGCTCCGAATTTGACCGTGAAGCATGCTTTCATGCAGTTGGTGGTGTAAGAGGTAGTTTAGAATGGGAAGATTTTGAAAATATGCAATTACCTGTCCCACACATAGACAAACAGCGAGAAATTGTAAAAGAATACAACGTTATCCAAAACCGTATCGCCCTCAACCAACAGCTTATCCAAAAACTCGAAGAAACCGCTCAGGCTGTTTATAAACAGTGGTTTGGAGAAGGTGTTGATTTGGAGAATTTGCCAGAGGGATGGAGAGTTGACAAAATTAAAAATATTTGTAGTAAAATCGGAAGTGGCTCTACCCCGACAGGGGGCAAAGAAAGTTATTTTGAGACAGGTATTTCTTTGATAAGAAGTACAAACGTTTTTGATTACAATTTTTCAGTAGAAGACTTAGCTTTCATCAATGACGAGCAAGCAAACAAGTTAAAGAATGTAACTGTTGAAAAAAATGACATTTTGTTTAATATCACAGGTGTTTCGGTAGCCAGATGCTGTATGGTACCTCAAAATATTTTACCTGCAAGAGTAAACCAACATGTTATGATTATAAGACCTTTCAGTCATTTAAGTATTTCATTCTATTTACTTTTAAACCTTTGTTCTACAGATAGCAAAAATATTTTATTAGGAATTAGTCAATCAGGGTCAACAAGAGAAGCTATTACAAAATCTGAAATTGAAGAGTTTGAAATTATAATTCCTCAAACTAGTTTGTTAGAACGATTTGAAGGTTTAATACAAAAAATATTTAGTGCCAAAGATTTAAAATCTTTAGAGAACCAAAAACTAACGGAGTTAAAAGACTTATTACTATCTAAATTGGCAACGGTAAAATGA
- a CDS encoding toll/interleukin-1 receptor domain-containing protein, whose translation MKCKYQLILLGENTEFFKALELELSKKFDELKLIQGLLKVITKDNIAEYKGGEPAYVIYSGHKNNLDTITEQIIEKQKLDGNIILPVFENDFSNEMPSIVTNLNGLPIANNISKICNLILEGFELLRKTRKIFISYKRSESSNIAIQLYEALEANNFDVFLDTHSVDKGEEFQEELWHRMTDCDVILMLNTKGFLKSEWCNKELEKAHLKRIGIVHLLWPDCDFEKFAQLAHSMKLTNSNFDKPLFSDISTGRLIKPVVTEVINLVEGARARNLASRQDALITEFMQAGHNNHIELNLQFSRYITQQLDNSKRIVYIPTVGIPQSINCHNSQKLISRIEQNEIESIHLIYDDLSIRNYWLEHLEWLNKRLEIKTIKKQNFNSWFKK comes from the coding sequence ATGAAATGTAAGTATCAATTAATTCTTCTAGGCGAGAATACAGAGTTTTTCAAAGCACTTGAGCTTGAACTATCTAAAAAGTTCGATGAGTTAAAATTGATTCAAGGTCTACTTAAAGTAATTACTAAAGATAATATAGCTGAATACAAAGGAGGCGAACCCGCTTATGTAATTTACTCAGGGCATAAAAATAATCTTGACACTATTACTGAACAGATAATAGAAAAGCAAAAGCTTGATGGTAATATTATTCTACCAGTTTTCGAGAATGACTTTTCAAATGAAATGCCATCAATTGTAACTAACCTAAATGGATTACCTATTGCGAATAATATTTCTAAAATCTGCAATTTAATACTTGAAGGCTTTGAGTTATTAAGAAAAACTAGAAAGATATTCATTTCATATAAAAGAAGTGAGTCAAGCAATATTGCTATTCAACTGTATGAAGCATTAGAAGCAAATAATTTCGACGTTTTTTTGGATACTCATTCTGTTGACAAAGGAGAAGAATTTCAAGAAGAGCTATGGCACCGAATGACAGATTGTGATGTAATATTAATGCTAAACACTAAAGGCTTTTTAAAAAGTGAGTGGTGTAACAAAGAGCTCGAAAAGGCACATTTAAAAAGAATTGGAATAGTCCATCTTTTGTGGCCAGATTGTGATTTTGAAAAATTCGCTCAGTTAGCACATTCTATGAAACTAACCAATTCCAATTTTGATAAACCCCTATTTTCAGATATATCAACAGGAAGACTTATTAAGCCTGTTGTTACAGAAGTAATAAATCTCGTTGAAGGTGCAAGAGCACGAAACCTTGCTTCTCGTCAGGATGCGTTAATTACTGAATTTATGCAAGCTGGTCATAACAATCATATCGAATTGAACTTGCAGTTTAGCAGATATATCACCCAACAATTAGATAATAGCAAAAGAATTGTTTACATACCAACAGTCGGTATTCCACAGTCGATAAATTGTCATAACTCACAAAAGCTTATTAGTAGGATTGAGCAAAATGAAATTGAGTCTATTCACTTAATATATGATGATTTATCTATTCGTAATTATTGGCTAGAACATCTAGAATGGCTTAATAAGAGATTAGAAATAAAAACGATTAAAAAACAAAATTTCAATTCTTGGTTTAAAAAATAG
- a CDS encoding SLOG domain-containing protein: MKNIFLSASIPLPDRHPKYYETADIIAIRDSVIALASIALTEHRIIWGGHPSITPLIYYVIELMLINKLERDDWDLPLTDEEKDKIQSELKSKIQKHVLLYQSLFFEKDFPPENEYFQNIALTGNLGDIHSSVQHMRHKIFSDNHFSAAVFIGGMDGIEVEYKMFRQYHPEAVIIPVASTGAATKIVYDNLFPEELKNERFLKDYGYMSLFQKFLMDKI; this comes from the coding sequence ATGAAGAATATATTTCTATCTGCTAGTATTCCACTACCCGACAGACACCCCAAATATTATGAAACAGCTGATATTATCGCTATTAGAGATTCAGTTATTGCACTAGCAAGCATTGCTCTAACTGAGCATAGAATTATTTGGGGAGGACATCCGTCTATAACACCTTTAATTTATTATGTTATTGAACTAATGTTGATAAATAAGCTTGAGCGTGATGATTGGGATTTGCCATTAACTGATGAAGAAAAGGATAAAATTCAATCAGAGCTAAAAAGTAAAATTCAGAAACATGTACTTCTTTATCAATCACTTTTTTTTGAAAAAGACTTTCCTCCAGAAAATGAGTATTTTCAAAACATTGCTCTTACAGGAAATTTAGGAGATATTCATTCAAGTGTCCAACACATGAGACATAAAATATTCTCTGACAATCACTTTTCAGCTGCTGTTTTCATTGGGGGAATGGATGGTATTGAAGTAGAGTATAAAATGTTTCGTCAATATCATCCTGAGGCAGTAATAATACCAGTTGCAAGTACAGGAGCTGCGACCAAAATTGTTTACGATAACCTTTTCCCTGAAGAGCTGAAAAATGAAAGGTTTTTAAAAGATTATGGTTATATGTCGTTGTTTCAGAAATTTTTAATGGATAAAATATAA
- a CDS encoding TIR domain-containing protein, whose protein sequence is MAKRVFFSFHYQDVIDFRANVVRNHWLTKSDRQAAGFFDSSIWETAKKTNDLALKRLINSGLDHTSNTCVLVGTDTFNRRWVSYEIMKSLQRGSNIFCVHINSIKGKDEKTKPKGSNPLYFLGYSFSDDGKKLNLHDYINGQWIKYPDLEGWNVKEVERKYRNKIYRLSEDYEIYDWVDDNGYTNFINWVK, encoded by the coding sequence ATGGCCAAAAGAGTATTCTTTAGTTTCCATTATCAAGATGTCATAGATTTTAGAGCTAATGTAGTTCGCAATCATTGGTTGACTAAGTCTGATAGACAAGCTGCTGGATTTTTTGATTCCTCCATTTGGGAGACCGCTAAAAAGACAAATGATCTAGCTCTAAAAAGATTAATCAATAGTGGATTAGATCATACAAGTAACACTTGTGTGCTTGTTGGAACAGACACTTTTAACAGGAGATGGGTCTCATACGAAATTATGAAAAGCCTACAACGAGGAAGTAATATATTTTGCGTTCATATAAACTCCATTAAAGGAAAGGATGAAAAAACTAAACCCAAAGGAAGTAATCCCCTGTACTTTCTTGGATACTCATTTAGTGATGATGGGAAAAAGCTAAATCTACATGACTACATAAATGGTCAGTGGATTAAATATCCTGATTTAGAAGGTTGGAATGTAAAAGAGGTAGAAAGAAAATATCGTAACAAAATTTATCGACTATCTGAAGACTATGAAATTTATGATTGGGTTGATGATAATGGTTATACTAACTTTATTAACTGGGTAAAATAA
- a CDS encoding TIR domain-containing protein: protein MGRKVFVSYKYGDTLVQDLNIYDVNWLGQRTKIKTKARHYVNLLTEILEDDDNIYKGEDDGQSLVDFSEGYIESSLRDKIYDSSITIVLVSKGMKDPLKTEKDQWIPWEISYSLKEYTRNGRTSLSNGIIAVVLPDENNSYDYYITYDNVCECRSLNTPFLFQILKDNMFNQKSPSISQCSNGSTVYHGDYSYIQTVKWIDFKSNPNQYLDKSIELRDNKELYSLTKNVK, encoded by the coding sequence ATGGGAAGAAAGGTTTTTGTTTCGTATAAATATGGTGATACTCTTGTGCAAGACTTGAATATTTATGATGTTAATTGGCTTGGACAAAGAACTAAAATCAAAACTAAAGCTCGACATTACGTTAATTTATTAACTGAGATTTTAGAAGATGATGATAATATATACAAAGGAGAAGATGATGGACAAAGCTTAGTGGATTTCTCCGAAGGTTATATTGAATCTTCTCTTAGAGATAAAATATATGATAGTAGTATTACAATTGTACTAGTATCAAAAGGAATGAAAGATCCACTTAAAACAGAAAAAGATCAATGGATACCATGGGAGATATCTTACTCTTTAAAGGAATATACAAGAAATGGGCGTACGAGTCTATCAAATGGTATTATAGCTGTAGTTCTTCCAGATGAAAACAATAGTTATGACTATTATATCACTTATGATAATGTATGTGAGTGTCGCTCCTTAAACACGCCATTTTTATTTCAAATACTTAAAGATAACATGTTTAATCAAAAATCTCCGAGTATCAGCCAATGTTCTAATGGGAGTACGGTATATCACGGAGACTATAGCTATATCCAAACTGTCAAATGGATTGATTTCAAGAGTAACCCTAATCAGTATTTAGACAAATCAATTGAACTAAGAGATAATAAGGAACTATATAGTTTAACCAAAAATGTAAAATAG
- a CDS encoding toll/interleukin-1 receptor domain-containing protein — MSSNITETQLSSYRSSWQTFSKNDFVTLNESLSRDSTKPMIFLSHKHDELTILQNVISFLIAEGVDIYVDWMDDEMPAYTNARTAIRLKEKIKIANKFILVATPNAINSKWCNWELGLGDAAKYIEHIALLPINRTYQSFNGSEYLKIYPFIQYEDGNGKYSSGTYIPKGYYVFTPLENGNLKVVPLKEWLLS; from the coding sequence ATGAGCAGTAATATCACAGAAACACAACTCTCAAGTTATCGTTCTAGTTGGCAAACCTTTTCTAAAAATGATTTTGTTACTTTAAATGAAAGTTTATCTAGAGATAGTACCAAACCTATGATTTTTCTCTCCCATAAACACGATGAATTAACTATTCTTCAAAACGTCATCTCATTTTTAATTGCTGAAGGTGTGGATATCTACGTTGACTGGATGGATGATGAAATGCCTGCTTATACAAATGCAAGAACAGCAATAAGATTAAAGGAAAAAATCAAAATAGCTAATAAATTCATACTAGTGGCCACTCCTAATGCTATAAACTCCAAATGGTGCAATTGGGAATTAGGACTAGGAGATGCTGCAAAATACATAGAACATATAGCTTTATTACCAATAAACAGAACTTATCAATCTTTTAATGGTTCAGAATATTTAAAAATCTACCCATTCATCCAATATGAAGATGGTAACGGTAAATATTCTAGTGGCACATACATACCAAAAGGCTACTATGTTTTCACACCGTTAGAAAATGGGAATCTTAAGGTTGTACCGCTAAAGGAATGGCTGTTATCTTAA
- a CDS encoding DUF6088 family protein: MALTTSIRKQINQLTEGKTFGYNDLAIVKENFSTAAKALERLQKEGLIKKVSKGLFYKPKRTIFGELQPDYEELLRPYLFENGKRVAYETGTSLYKRLGLTTQMAFRIKIASRGKSIKINRGVLQATAVKSYAEVTSTNYKILGLLDAFKDIKQIPDCSVAQAVNRLSAILKELDEQQTDSLIRYALLYPPRVRALVGAVLTYNGYNGAAIEQLKESLNPLSIIKLGLNEMDLPTKSNWYIE, encoded by the coding sequence ATGGCACTTACAACATCCATACGCAAGCAAATCAACCAATTAACTGAAGGTAAAACCTTTGGTTATAATGATTTGGCTATTGTCAAAGAAAACTTTAGCACAGCCGCCAAAGCATTAGAGCGCCTCCAAAAAGAGGGTCTAATCAAAAAAGTATCAAAGGGTTTATTCTATAAACCTAAACGAACAATATTCGGAGAGCTACAGCCCGACTATGAAGAACTATTACGCCCCTATCTTTTTGAAAATGGCAAACGAGTAGCCTATGAAACAGGTACATCGCTTTACAAGCGCTTAGGGTTAACTACGCAAATGGCGTTCCGTATCAAGATTGCCAGCCGTGGCAAAAGTATCAAGATCAATCGAGGAGTATTACAAGCCACTGCCGTCAAAAGTTATGCTGAGGTCACCAGTACCAACTATAAGATTTTAGGCTTATTAGATGCCTTCAAAGACATCAAACAAATTCCTGATTGTTCGGTAGCTCAAGCTGTAAATAGGCTAAGCGCCATTCTTAAAGAGCTAGACGAGCAACAAACAGACTCACTAATTCGATATGCGTTACTCTACCCACCCAGAGTAAGGGCATTGGTAGGTGCGGTTTTAACCTACAACGGCTATAACGGAGCAGCCATCGAACAGTTAAAAGAAAGCTTAAACCCTTTATCTATCATCAAGTTGGGTCTTAATGAAATGGATTTACCTACAAAATCTAATTGGTATATTGAATGA
- a CDS encoding nucleotidyl transferase AbiEii/AbiGii toxin family protein: MKLHENKALFKDAILFTAQQVNLKPEYIEKDYWVTYALFTIFNSAIGEDTVFKGGTALSKCYNVIERFSEDIDLVVLRRADETDSRLKTKLKAISSEVEAVLPEIAVEGITQKMGMNRKTAHSYTKEFSGDYGQVRDAIIVEATWLGYYEPYTKKSIVSFIGQMMLDNSQADLAEKYDLLPFNLQVLEPIRTICEKIMSLVRFSYSSNPLDDLKKKIRHTYDLHQLLQQKEFLDFFNSSEFETMLLKVANDDIASFKNNNQWLVNHPSEALIFKHLDEVWKELQPIYTNAFRNLVFGTLPQGDAVLKTLKMIQERLNPISWSITLEN; encoded by the coding sequence ATGAAACTACACGAAAATAAAGCATTATTTAAAGACGCTATTCTGTTTACGGCACAGCAAGTGAACCTCAAACCCGAATATATAGAAAAGGACTATTGGGTAACTTACGCATTGTTTACCATTTTTAATAGTGCTATAGGTGAAGACACAGTATTTAAAGGAGGAACAGCATTAAGTAAATGCTACAATGTAATAGAGCGCTTTTCGGAAGATATAGACTTAGTAGTATTACGGAGAGCAGACGAAACGGATAGTAGGTTAAAAACAAAGTTAAAAGCCATAAGCTCGGAGGTAGAAGCTGTATTACCCGAAATAGCAGTAGAGGGAATTACTCAAAAAATGGGAATGAATCGCAAAACGGCGCACTCCTACACCAAAGAATTTAGCGGAGACTACGGCCAAGTAAGAGATGCCATTATCGTAGAAGCAACATGGTTAGGCTATTATGAACCATACACCAAAAAAAGTATAGTTTCATTCATAGGGCAAATGATGTTGGATAATAGTCAGGCTGACCTTGCCGAAAAATATGACTTACTCCCTTTTAATTTACAAGTCTTGGAACCCATCCGAACGATATGCGAAAAAATCATGAGCTTAGTTCGATTTTCGTATAGTTCAAACCCTTTGGATGATTTAAAGAAAAAGATAAGACATACTTACGATTTACATCAATTACTCCAACAAAAAGAGTTCCTAGACTTTTTCAATTCATCCGAGTTTGAAACTATGCTTTTAAAAGTAGCCAATGACGACATTGCTAGTTTTAAAAACAATAATCAATGGTTGGTAAATCATCCCAGTGAAGCACTGATTTTTAAGCACCTAGACGAAGTTTGGAAGGAGTTACAACCAATTTACACAAATGCCTTTAGAAATCTCGTATTCGGGACTTTACCTCAAGGAGACGCGGTTCTAAAAACCTTAAAAATGATTCAAGAAAGACTAAACCCAATTTCTTGGTCAATAACACTTGAAAACTAG